TTTCTCGAAAGAACCGTCAAGCCAGACCAACATCAACTCGAGACTGTACACCGGCCATGTATACTCATCGGGATCATCGCCAGGCGGTAACAACATAGCACTGCCCGCACCGATGTGCTTGTTACACCATCGAGCCTCTTCCCAGCCTCTGCGTCCGCCATACACCCAAAGGTTAAGGGTTTCACCTCGTCTTAGATGACCAAGGACAGAGCGCCCAAAGGGCGGAAGTGGTCGGTTCATGGCAGTGCTCTCGGCGCACCGGAAACGCGGTGCTCGTCCAACCAAATATCGAGATCCTCCTTCAGGTAGCGGATCGCCCTTCCCACTTTTATCCAGCGTGGGCCCGGAGTGCGGGTTTCTCGAGAACCGTTCATTCGGTCTTGTCTGAGAAAGGATGTAGACATCCCAATGTATGCCGCTGCCTCTCGTTCCCGAAAGGCGCGTTTATGAAGTTCTGACTGGGGCTTCATTCCATGGTGAGTCATTGCTTAGCCTCATAGTTCCAGTTCGTATATTTTGGAACACTAAATTAAATGCTGAGACAGCAGAAAGATACGACATGTGCCACGCAGGCGGCACCGTCTGCGATGCAGGTAGGAAATGAAGACTCTCTTAGTATCCCGCCGTCTTCAACCACCCATGGATGGTTTTGCGGGATCGATCTGGACTCAGCTTGACGCCGAGCTCTTGCGCACGATGTTCTACACGGCCCAATATCTCGTCACTGATCTGCCAGGCAG
The Gammaproteobacteria bacterium genome window above contains:
- a CDS encoding DNA-binding protein, translating into MTHHGMKPQSELHKRAFREREAAAYIGMSTSFLRQDRMNGSRETRTPGPRWIKVGRAIRYLKEDLDIWLDEHRVSGAPRALP